In Desulfobulbaceae bacterium, one DNA window encodes the following:
- a CDS encoding IS21 family transposase, whose product MRKIREVLRLKLFVGRSERQISKSCGIARSTVSEYLGRAELMGLSWPLPEDMDDAKLERVLFPPLPIIAQGDRPLPAWPAVYKELKRKGV is encoded by the coding sequence ATGCGAAAAATAAGAGAAGTCTTACGTCTTAAATTGTTTGTTGGCAGAAGTGAGCGGCAAATATCAAAAAGTTGCGGGATCGCCCGTTCTACAGTCTCAGAGTATTTAGGCAGGGCCGAATTAATGGGCCTTTCCTGGCCTCTTCCCGAAGATATGGACGATGCAAAACTAGAACGGGTTTTATTCCCACCACTTCCGATAATTGCACAGGGGGATCGGCCCCTACCGGCCTGGCCGGCCGTATACAAAGAACTCAAGCGGAAAGGGGTTA
- a CDS encoding BrnA antitoxin family protein, which translates to MKKIPKFATEPEERAFWEENDSSDYLDWSTAEHAVFPNLKPTTKAISLRLPESMLAQIKVEANKRDIPYQSLMKMWLSEHLPHTV; encoded by the coding sequence ATGAAGAAAATTCCTAAGTTTGCAACAGAACCAGAAGAAAGAGCTTTTTGGGAAGAAAATGACTCAAGTGACTACCTTGACTGGAGCACAGCAGAGCACGCTGTCTTTCCTAACCTGAAGCCAACAACCAAGGCAATCTCGTTAAGGCTGCCAGAATCAATGCTGGCCCAAATCAAAGTTGAAGCAAATAAGCGCGATATCCCCTACCAATCACTTATGAAAATGTGGCTAAGTGAACATTTGCCACATACGGTATAA
- a CDS encoding BrnT family toxin → MINIQEPKQFQWDHGNERKSSEKHDVSKEETEQVFFNQPLLLLKDKAHSQNEVRVHALGRTDNNMKLHITFTIKQNKIRVISARPMHKKERKSYEENS, encoded by the coding sequence ATGATAAATATACAAGAACCAAAGCAGTTTCAGTGGGATCATGGCAACGAGCGTAAAAGCTCTGAAAAGCACGATGTTTCAAAGGAAGAGACGGAACAAGTGTTTTTCAATCAACCACTCTTATTGCTTAAAGATAAAGCCCACTCACAAAATGAAGTGAGAGTTCATGCTTTAGGTAGAACTGACAACAATATGAAATTACATATAACCTTTACAATTAAACAAAATAAAATCAGGGTAATCTCTGCCAGACCCATGCATAAAAAGGAGAGAAAAAGTTATGAAGAAAATTCCTAA